A region of the Amycolatopsis sp. cg13 genome:
GCCAGAACGGCGATTTGAGATTGACGTCGAGCACCGCGTCCCAGGCCTCGGCCGGGAATGTCTCCAGTGGCTCGCGCCACATCGCTCCCGCGTTGTTGACGAGGACGTCCAGCCGTCCCGAATCGGCCGTGACCAGTTCGGCGAGGCGCTGGCACTCGTCGCGGCGGGACAGGTCGGCGGGGATTGCTTGAACGTCGCCGGATTCGGACAGCAGCCGCTGTGCCTCCGCGCACGCGTCCGCCTTGCGCGAGCTGACGATGACGCGAGCACCCGCCCGCAGAAGGCCGCGCGCGATCATCATTCCGATGCCCCTGGTGCCGCCGGTGACAAGCGCGGACTTCCCGCTCAGATCGAACAGGCCTGCGTGAGTGGTCGTCATGGGTTCCCTTTGTCGTGGAAGCAAGTGCTGACCCAGGTTCGCGGGATTCCCGGACTTCGGGGAGACCCTGGCGATACCGGCACTGGGAGACCTCCCTTGCGCGGGCGTGGTGAGCGAAAGTGTCATACCCGGCGAATCGGGCAGCCCATTACCACACTATTTGGCGGCTATGTCCGGCTTCTTCCGTTCCCTGGTTGAAGTCCTGGTGAATTCCCGGGTGGGCGACGTTCTCGACCAGGGTTTCTTCACTTTCCGCACGCATAATTCCGTCCCGGTAGTCCGAACGTGTGGCAGGAGGAAAAAGTGCCGGGGTCTGTGCGCGCCCGCTGGATCGGCGGTGGGGTCGCGATTGCGGTCGTGGCGGCGGGGATCGCGTTCGCGGTCTGGCCGGACGGGGCTTCGGCGCAGGATCCGGAGATCCAGATCTCCCGGTCGGCCTGCGGGCAGGGCTGGGCGGATCCGCAAGCCGGGGTGCAGACCTTTCGCCTGCACAACACGGGAACCGTGACCGCCGAGGTGGATTTGATCGACCCGGCGACCGGTGTGGTTTACGGCGAGGTCGAAGGGCTCGGCAGCGGAACTGTTCGATCCATGCAGGTCACGCTTGGCAACGGAACCTACGCATTCCGTTGTCTCCCTGAGGATTCCTCGGCGATCGTGGGGCCGACCGTCACGGTGAGCGGTGGTGCCGAGCGCGGTCCCGGTGTCGCGCCGGTGACGCAGAATGATCTGCTCGGGCCGTTGAAGTCCTATCAAGCCCATGTGGCACAAGGGCTCGGCCAACTGGCCGCCGATGTCGGCAAGCTGAAGGACGCCATTCGGAGCAACGATCGCGGTGCGAGCCAGAGTGCTTGGCTTGTCGCGCATCTCGACTACGAACGGCTCGGCGCGGCCTACAACGCCTTCGGCGACTCGGACAAAGCCATCAACGGCACCGCCGACGGGCTGCCCGACGGAGTCAAGAGCCCGGACTTCACCGGATTCCACCGGATCGAATCCGGCTTGTGGCACAACGAAGATCTCGCCGCCCTCGCTCCGGTGGCCGATCAGCTGGACAGCGACGTGCAGAAGCTCCGCAAGTCCTTTGCGGACAGTCAGGTCGACCCGAACGACCTCGGCCTGCGCGCGCACGAGATCGTGGAGAACACCCTGCAATTCGAACTGACCGCCCGCACCGATTACGGCAGCGGCACCAACCTCGCCACCGCACGGGCGAATCTCGACGGGACTCAAGCGGTCCTCGACGTGCTGCGTCCGGTGCTCGCCCCGCGCTATCCGGCACTGTCCAAGGTGGACAGCTGGATGAAGCGCACCGAAAGCACCCTCGACAGCGCCAAGAAGCCGGACAACTCGTGGACGCCGGTGAACCAGCTGTCCGCGCCGCGCCGGCAGAAGCTCAACGCTGACGTCAGCGAATTGACCGAGCTGCTCGCTCCGATCGCCGCCATCGCGGAGCCGAGGAGGACCTCGTGACGACAGAATCCTCCCGTCGGTCCTTCCTGCGGCGCACCGTCGTGGGCGCGGGGATCACCGCGGCTGCCGGAATCGGAGTGACAGCCAGCGCGAGCGAAGAATCGCCTGCCACGGTTGCGTTCCACGGCCCCAAACAGGCCGCGATTCTCCGCCAGCCTCCGGCGCAAAGCATCGTCGCGTCCTTCGACGTGGTCGCCGAAAACCGCGCGGAATTGACCCAGCTGTTCCAGGAAATCACCGACCGCGCGCGGTTTCTCACGAACGGCGGTGCTCCGGCCGCGCTCGGGATTACCGCGCCGCCCGCTGACTCCGGGGTGCTCGGCCCGGTGGTGCCGCACAGCGATCTCGGCGTGATCGTCGGCGTCGGATCGTCCCTTTTCGACGGACGCTACGGGCTGGCCGACCGCAAGCCCAAGAAGCTCAAGCCGATGACCATGTTCCCCAACGACGCGCTCGACGCCCCGCAATGCCACGGCGACCTGTCGCTCACGCTGTCCGCAGGGGACACCGACACCGTGCTGCACGCGCTGCGCGACATCGCCCGCGCGACCCGCGGCGGAATGCAACTGCGCTGGAAGATCAACGGCTTCAGTTCGCCCTCGCGGCCGTCCGGCACTCCGCGCAATCTGATGGGGTTCAAGGACGGCACCGCGAATCCGGGCGAGTCCGAAATGGACCGGCTGGTGTGGGTTTCCGGAGCGGGCGAGCCCGCGTGGACGACCGGCGGCAGCTACCAGGTGATCCGGCTGATCCGGATGCTGGTCGAGTTCTGGGACCGGGTCTCGATCGCCGAACAGGAGAACATGTTCGGCCGCCGCCGCGACACCGGCGCTCCGCTGGACGGGGCGTCCGAAAAGGACGAACCGCGCTACGCCGACGATCCGATCGGCACCGTCATCCCGCTCACCAGTCATATCCGCAAGGCGAATCCGCGCACCCCGCAAACCGACGACCAGCGGATCCTGCGCCGCGCGGTCAACTACGACCGCGGCGTGGACGCCAACGGCAACCTCGACATGGGCCTCGTCTTCACCTGCTACCAGCAGGATCTCGAGCGCCAGTTCGAGACTGTCCAGAAGCGACTGATCGGCGAACCGCTCGTCGACTACATCTCCCCGTTCGGCGGCGGATATTTCTTCGCGCTGCCTGGCGTCACCGGTCCCAGCGACCACTTCGGCCGGGCGCTCCTCGCCTGAGGCGCGCCCCGATCCCCACCCCGCGAAACCAGGAGGAATCCTCAGTGGACACAGCATTCGGCAGGCGGCGCCGTCGCCTGCTCGGTGCGGGCGCGCTCGTCTCGGCGGCCGTGCTCGCGATCGTCACCGGCTCCGCGGCGTCGTCCGCGCAGGCCCAGCCGCTGCACCCGTTGCCGGC
Encoded here:
- a CDS encoding Dyp-type peroxidase, with amino-acid sequence MTTESSRRSFLRRTVVGAGITAAAGIGVTASASEESPATVAFHGPKQAAILRQPPAQSIVASFDVVAENRAELTQLFQEITDRARFLTNGGAPAALGITAPPADSGVLGPVVPHSDLGVIVGVGSSLFDGRYGLADRKPKKLKPMTMFPNDALDAPQCHGDLSLTLSAGDTDTVLHALRDIARATRGGMQLRWKINGFSSPSRPSGTPRNLMGFKDGTANPGESEMDRLVWVSGAGEPAWTTGGSYQVIRLIRMLVEFWDRVSIAEQENMFGRRRDTGAPLDGASEKDEPRYADDPIGTVIPLTSHIRKANPRTPQTDDQRILRRAVNYDRGVDANGNLDMGLVFTCYQQDLERQFETVQKRLIGEPLVDYISPFGGGYFFALPGVTGPSDHFGRALLA
- a CDS encoding EfeM/EfeO family lipoprotein — translated: MPGSVRARWIGGGVAIAVVAAGIAFAVWPDGASAQDPEIQISRSACGQGWADPQAGVQTFRLHNTGTVTAEVDLIDPATGVVYGEVEGLGSGTVRSMQVTLGNGTYAFRCLPEDSSAIVGPTVTVSGGAERGPGVAPVTQNDLLGPLKSYQAHVAQGLGQLAADVGKLKDAIRSNDRGASQSAWLVAHLDYERLGAAYNAFGDSDKAINGTADGLPDGVKSPDFTGFHRIESGLWHNEDLAALAPVADQLDSDVQKLRKSFADSQVDPNDLGLRAHEIVENTLQFELTARTDYGSGTNLATARANLDGTQAVLDVLRPVLAPRYPALSKVDSWMKRTESTLDSAKKPDNSWTPVNQLSAPRRQKLNADVSELTELLAPIAAIAEPRRTS